GCAACTGTTTTCGATCGACTCGCCCCCTTCAGTCGCTTAAGCCGTACTTTAGACGGGCAACTAAATCATATATCTGACCTGTTTTCCGGACACCGTTGTGATGATGGTATGGTGCACATACTTAATCATTCGTATTGTAGGCATACAGCATAAGCTCCTTTGATATCTTCTGTCCGTCTTTTAAAATTTTGCACTTACTGCAAACCGCAACCGGTATGAGCTGTTGCAGATGAAATGTCCCTGTTGAAAAGCGATTTAATGTCAATTATGCCTTTACAAGCACGATACGGCAAATAACATTTCATGTGGATTTGAGATTCGGCGGGATTCGCCTGATAGAATAAGCATAGCAGCAACATGAATGCGCATAAAATAAAGAGCGTTTTGAATAGTAAATGGAGCATAAATGTGTCCCGGGAGCGATGTTTTATGATACATGATTTAAGATTGTCGGGGTGTATTTTTGTTGTGGTCAACGAACTGTTTCTTTCGTCTCTTTGGGCTGCGGTGCTGGTGCAGAACGGCGATTTTTCGGAGGGAAATACAGGATTTACCTCAGATTATACATACAGCTCAGATCTGCAGCCGGAAGGACGATATTATGTCGGCACCAATCCTCAGACATATCATCCGTCGTGGCTGAATATGGGGGATCACACCACGGGAGATGGCAACTTCTTTATTGCGAATGGATCAGGCAATACCGAGTCGGCGGTGTGGGAAACCGCTTCAGCTCTTTCGGTAACCAAGGCGGGTACCCCGTATCGTTTTGAGGCCTATGTCGCGTCAGTATATGCTGTAAGCGGGGGTAGTCCCGGTCCCAGCTTGTCTTTTGAAATAGGAAACGGGACAGAATGGACGACACTTGGAGAAAGTCATACGTTTGTAGCGGGGGATGAGGGGAAATGGTTTTTAACCTATTATGATGGAATTTTCGATTCAGTGGGAACGTATTATTTACGACTGGTCAATGATCAGTCGGCATTTGCCGGCAATGACTTTGGCGTGGATGACATCTATTTCGGGCTGACGGCTGAGGCGCCGTCTGTTGATGAAAACCCGTATGATTCAGGGAAAGTGCATGAGATCCAAACCGATCCGGCAGGCCCTCTGGTACCGGAGCCATCCGTATTTGGCTTTTTTGTGATTGGGGTTACGGGATTAATGCTGAGACGGCGACACCATCCAAACCGCTAAACCCCCAAAAGAACCCTTTTTAAAAAGTTCCAATGGTTGGAACAACCGACAAAAGTCCTTGGAGTGCGGGGACAACGAGTGTACCCACGAGGCGGCACCGCCTTGTAATAGGGAGACAACGACGATAGGAGGCGGCTCCCGATAGATGGAAAGGTCCGCAAACCCGCCGTCGCCTCGTGGGTACACTCGAATGTTGCCGCTTCGCTGCTGGCGGAGGTACACCAGCCCTTCTCCACTGCGTTGCGAATGCCGGCTACTAACAAAGCGGTGTCGCCTCGCGGGTACGCTCGAATGTTGCCGCTTCGCTGCTGGCGGGGATACACCAGCCCTTCTTCACGGCGTTGCGAATGCCACGCGCACTCCAAAGCTCTTGCCTTTTTGACTTTTGTCGGAAGTTCCAATGATCCTAGAAAAGGCTGTAGGCTGTAGGCCATAGGCTGTAAGGTTTGAAAATCAAGAGGTTATAAAAACAAGCCGTAACACCATGCGGTGAGACCTTCAACATGCATAAGTTGTTCGATACCA
This genomic window from Spartobacteria bacterium contains:
- a CDS encoding PEP-CTERM sorting domain-containing protein, whose protein sequence is MIHDLRLSGCIFVVVNELFLSSLWAAVLVQNGDFSEGNTGFTSDYTYSSDLQPEGRYYVGTNPQTYHPSWLNMGDHTTGDGNFFIANGSGNTESAVWETASALSVTKAGTPYRFEAYVASVYAVSGGSPGPSLSFEIGNGTEWTTLGESHTFVAGDEGKWFLTYYDGIFDSVGTYYLRLVNDQSAFAGNDFGVDDIYFGLTAEAPSVDENPYDSGKVHEIQTDPAGPLVPEPSVFGFFVIGVTGLMLRRRHHPNR